CTTCGCCCAGCGTGACGTGGGAGACGGCAGCGGGGTCTTCGACTGTTGGGCCCACTTTGCCGAGCCCTGGGGCCTCCGTGCCTATGTCACTTGGATCGCCCTAATGGTGTTTGTGGCACCAGCCCTGGGCATCACCGCCTGCCAGGTGCTCATCTTCCGGGAGATTCATGCGAGCCTGGTGCCAGGGCCGGCAGAGAGGGCTGGGGGGCACCGCGGAGGGCACCGGAGAGGCAGTCCCAGAGAGGGAGCCCGGGTGTCAGCAGCCGTGGCCAAGACCGTGAGGATGACGCTGGTGATTGTGATTGTCTATGTGCTGTGCTGGGCGCCCTTCTTCCTCGTGCAGCTGTGGGCAGCGTGGGACCCAGAGGCACCTCGGGAAGGTGGGTGTGACTGTGGCTAGGGGCACGGTGGGCGGGGGGGTGGGGCACGGGTCTTGGTTGCACACACACCTCTActcccccctacacacacacatctagcTGTGGGCTCACGAGCACACGCATGCTAGCCCCTAGCAGGCACAGAGGGGTGGGGAGTCGCGCCCCTGCCCAGgcaccctcagccccagcccgGACTCCTCCACTCCCACAGGGCCCCCTTTCGTGCTGCTCATGTTGCTAGCCAGCCTCAACAGCTGCACCAACCCCTGGATCTACGCCTCCTTCAGTAGCAGCGTCTCCTCAGAGCTGCGCAGCCTGCTCTGCTGGGCCCGGAGGCGtgccccacccagcccagggccccaaGATGAGTCCTGTGCCACTGCCAGCTCCTTCCTGGCCAAGGACACTTCCTCCTGAGAAGCCAGGGGGCGccttccttccagaggctctacCAAGTTCAGCTGCCTGCCTGAGGCTGGCCCTAGGGGCTACTGGGAGGGGGGCCGATTGGGAATTGGCTCCGGGATTGTGAGGGGCCCCAGAGGTCAGCTCCTTGGTGccaggtgtggggaggggctgcagagTCTGAGGGTGGCACGTAGCTTCCACCCCAGCCAGTGCCTGCCCAAGAGgtccagggtgggggtggggggcgccaggaggaaggaaaggggcggggccaggggaccttcctttctctgcctctagtccccctctgccctcccttctcactctctccctgATAAAAGTTGTAGCTCATTTTCTATCCGAGAGTCTCCTTGGATCAGGGTAACAGTGGAAAGACACTCTcagaccccccaccccacacacacacccccacacccacagACACATGCACAGCTCTGGAACCCGTGAGGCAGGCGACTGAGCCTTCAAAGATGCAAGTCCGCAACCCACACAGCCCTGTCGTGGAGAGCTCTGTGCCAAGGGACCCCTGGTGGAAGGTGTTCCAGTAGCCCAACTTGCTGCCTCTTGCTGATTGCCCTGGCATCTGTCCTGGAGCAGTTGGGGCGCTATGGGCTGGCCCTGTAcccacctgcccagccccctAATACAGAGAACTGGCTCACACAGGGAAGTCAATGCACAGGTCTTTATGAATGGCTGCCAACACCTGCCAACCCCACCATGCTCGAACCCTCAGCTGAGGCAGAGACAGGCCTGGGCACTGGTGGGCCTGCTTATCTGTGCAAGGGCACCTGCCACCCAACAGCCACTGAAGAGCCCTCACAGCAAAGCCAGGGAGGGGCTTATCCCCAGCCTCCTTCCTCAGCTGCCTCCCCAAGGGGCCtaagccagggctgggggcaggccgGGGCATGTTTGGACAGCCACATGGTCCTCTCTGCAAAGAGTCAAGAGCAGGTGTTTAGCACTTGCTGGACAGGGCCAGGGAGAAGCAAAGGGCCTGGGGAGGGCGGCCGGTCTCACCCGTGGCCGCCTAGGGTAGGGCAGGGCCTGTGAAGGAGCCAGCAGCACCTCAGTGCGGCTTGAGGGGTGAGTCCAGGCCCTGGGGATGGGATGCAGAGGGTGAGGCGGGGGCCCCAGGGCCACGGGAGAAGCCTTTGTTCTTGCCGAGgcggctggaggctggaggcttcGGGCTACggggcccggggctgggggagtTGGTGGACCCTGTCCCGAGGCCCTGACGGACAGAGGTCTTTCCCAAGAGCTCCTTAAACACGGAGTCCATGGTCTGTGCCACGgcctggcagagaggagagaaagggagggcaTCTGGTGAGAATGTCCCCCACCTGTCCATCCACTCCCACCACTCCCAGGTCAGTGTGTTGCCAACTGACCCAGGAGTGAGGCTCTCCCACCCTCTGATGCTCAAGCCTCCACCAGAACTCTCCCCACTCCAAAAACAATCCTTGGCCACCCCCTCTCCATGGCCCCCACAACTGCTGTCCCTCCTCCTTTGCCCAATTTCCCTCCTGCCACTTTTTTTCAGGTGAGCAAGACAGTCGCTGAGctaaacatctgtgccagtcttcccctattttgtatatgggacgctgccacagcatggtttgatgggTGGTGAGTAGGTCCGCCCCAGGgatgtgaaccggcgaaccctgggctgccgaagcgtaGTGCACAAAGTTAatcactacaccacggggctggctcctcctcctgccaCTTTTGGAGTGGCTGTCACAGCCTCCTCTGGAGACAGCAATCCTTAGCCCAGCCCTAAAGTCGGGGCCCCTCTGGCTGGGCCACGGGCCTCCCCTCTTGTCacgccctctctctctctggctgagATCATAACCACTCCACACCCCAACCCCCTACCTTGGGGGCCTTGGGGACCACCAGCGTGCTGGGGACGCCCAGGTCAGAGTGCACCtaccccccacccagccccacctgCTGCCTGCCTCCCCTGGGGTCTCCCGgctgccctgccccgcccccaccgccTGGCTCCTGCTCCTCTGGCCGTCAAGTCTGTGTGGCCCAGCTCACCCCCCTGTCCCCGGGCTCCTAAGCCTGGCCTTTGGGGCACACCCGGCACACTGCGTGCTCCCTCCCCGTCTCTCCTCAAGCTCAGACTGTTCCCAGGGCTTTCATCAGCCCAGTGGTGCTCACTGGGGGTTGGCAGGTGGGTGCGCTGGGCCCATCGGACAGAGCAGGGAGCCGGGGCTCCCTAGGCTGCACCCCTCGCAGGGGCTGCGTCCAGTACCCACTCTCTCCCTCTGCGAGAACCACTGCCCCATCTGGCTCCCCAGTCAGCCACCCACTCCAGTCTCTCTTCCATCTGTCCCTTTCATCCTCCCTGGCCCGCCAAGTGCCTGCCACGTCACCTAGCCTGGCTCTAGACCCCAGCCCTGAAGTCTGTCCGGGAACCCCTCACCCACACCACTCGAAACTTCCCGCTCAAGAATCAGACATGAAACCCAAATGCGTGAGCCCCCACGTCCCCCTTGACCCAGCCTCTGGGCCCGTCCTTCCCCCCGGCACTCACACCCTTGCAGGcctacccccccccccgcccccccgcaaCCCTGGGCTGGCTCCAACCTTGGGAGGGAAGAGTTTGGTTCATGAGGGGAGGCAGAGAGTTCCCAGAAGAGGTGCCCCCCCGCCTCACCTTATCCACCTCCACGTGTCGCTCTGGGGAGGCTGGGACCAAGTAGTGCCGTCTGTGCCCAGAGGGGTCCCCGGGTATGCCCAGAGGGGCCTGGGGTAGGGTGCACGGCTCTGGCCTGCAGGGTACAGACAGTGAGCCTGGAGGGGGCTCCTTGGGAAGCTCCTGTGCTAACCTGGCAGTGGCTCCTCCCAAACCCAGGGCGTGGCCAAGGGAAAAGGAACAGGGAAGCTGGTCCAGTGGGTCCATTCTGTCCTCCTTTGGTGTCCCTCACCTGGACAACTCTCTCCCCACTGGGCCCCTCTCCAGCTGGGAAAGCCTGACCCCAGCCCCCTCCGGCCTGGCCAGGGTGGGCAATTGGGGCCACCAAAAGAGGTCTTCCCGAGGGCCGCTTTCCCCTTGCTCACCGATGGATGAACTCCGCAGCCAGGAGGCCTTCTGGACTGCTCACTGGCTCCCCTGAAGCCTGCAGCCCCTGGCCCGCCGTAGGCTTCTCTGCTCTGGGGTTAGAAAGATAGCCTGTCTAGAGTGCTCTTTCTggcacaggctctggggccagcGGGCTCAGTGTCGGCCACAAGTGGTCGGAAAGGCTTATGGAAGCCGGGACTCGGGCGGGGGAAGGGCCAGAAACCCAGGTGAAAGGGAAGCAGGGTTGGGGGTTGGAGGGGTTGTGCCGCTCGCTCACCCCGCGGGCAGCGTGATATATTTGTGTGGGATGAGTCCCCGGGCACCGGCGTGCTCGCCCCGCCACCAGTCCCCCGAGGCCCGCTCGTGCAGCCGCAGCACATCTCCACGCTGGAAGGTCAGCTCCTGGGCTGTGCGGCCAGTGTAGGCAAAGCAGGCCACGGCCTCCACAACCCCTTCCAGGTCTAGGGAGAAGAGAAGGTCCGAGTAGGGGGGGGTGGAGTGGGCACCCAGGGGCAGGGACAGGGCGGGGCCCTCCTCTCTGCCGCCCTCACCATCCTCCTGGGCTGGGGTCCCAGCTTCCATCTCCGGCTCGTTCTCCCCTGCCAGGCCCTCCAGCTGGGTGTCCCTAAGGTTCAGAGCAGAGTGAGACAGATGAACAGATGAGGGGGCTCCCCTCCGCTGGACCCTCCACCCCAGGCAGCACAAAGAGTGTACCCCAGGCAGCTGGCAGAAGGCGGGGCCATGCACTTCTCGTAGACAGGCCCTGGCAGCAGACTCAGGGGCGGGAAAACCCGCGCAGGCTGCACGATGAGCGTCTGCACCAGCTGGTTCACCCGACCCTGCAAGGCTACTGGGTCCTGCCCAGCAGGCACGGGTAGCAGCGTCGGCCCAAAGCACACGGCCAGGTTGTAGGGGTCCATCATGTTCTCATCGCTGTACTGGGCCAGGCTGGAAGCACACACAGGTCACAGGCAAGGAGCTCTAGTGTCCTCTGCACCCCCATTGTCAGCTGGGTGGGGCTACCCCTTGGCCACCTCGCCCCCCAAGAAGCACTCACTGGTTGAGAAAGGTGAAGAGGTAGCGCAGGACCACCAGCACCGATCCAGGCAGCCGGGCCAGGAGGCGGCTCACGTGCTCCACTCGCTCTGCCACGGCCTCCAGCTCTATGCCAAGGCCGCCACCCCGGAGAGAAGTGGGTGAGTGTGGCCGAGGTCACAGTGAAGCAGCCCCTCCCACCCAGCTGGCCTCAGGCCCTGGCCTCACCCGCAGAAGCCAGCAGCTCTCCAAACAGGTCCGGGGGGAAGAGCGGGGGATCCAGGCTCCGGAAGTAGAGCTTCAGCACCCCTGCCACCGAGTCCAGGTCGTGGGCTGTGCAGCCTTCCACTAGTGGGTCCTCCCCTGAGGGCGACACGCAGGGCGAGAAGTTTGATCACATGGGCTCTAGGGAGCCCTCCacccccgcccggcccggccaGTCCCACCTCTCTCGAAAGCGTCGCGGATTTCCGAGACCCGGGGCTGGGCACCAGACACCCGGAAGATGCCCTCGTGCTGCAGGCCTGAGAGAGGACGAAGAGCCAGTGGGCGGagtcccctccccatcccctctgggACCGCTGCCGGGTGCTGGGTGccaggccagaggcaggagggccgGGGTCTTGCTTACCATTGAGATTAATGAAGCGAACACAGCTCTCCACCACCAGGGGCACGGGTTGGCCAGAGCTCTGGGGACAGAAAGGTGTTCACTCCACTGTGGACATGTCACGTCCCACCTCAACATTCGCTCGCTTTTACTTT
This DNA window, taken from Equus przewalskii isolate Varuska chromosome X, EquPr2, whole genome shotgun sequence, encodes the following:
- the AVPR2 gene encoding vasopressin V2 receptor, which translates into the protein MLRTRTTSAVLQPPSRPTPPGNSSEEEALDTRDPLLAQAELALLSTVFVAVALSNGLVLGALVRRGRRGHWAPMHVFIVHLCLADLAVALFQVLPQLAWDATDRFRGPDALCRAVKYLQMVGMYASSYMILAMTLDRHRAICHPMLAYRHGGGARWNRPVLVAWAFSLLLSLPQLFIFAQRDVGDGSGVFDCWAHFAEPWGLRAYVTWIALMVFVAPALGITACQVLIFREIHASLVPGPAERAGGHRGGHRRGSPREGARVSAAVAKTVRMTLVIVIVYVLCWAPFFLVQLWAAWDPEAPREGPPFVLLMLLASLNSCTNPWIYASFSSSVSSELRSLLCWARRRAPPSPGPQDESCATASSFLAKDTSS
- the ARHGAP4 gene encoding rho GTPase-activating protein 4 isoform X5 yields the protein MATHGKLRRERGPQAEYETQVKEMRWQLSEQLRCLELQGELRRELLQELAEFMRRRADVELEYSRGLDKLAERFSGRGGRLGGSSREHQSFRKEPSLLSPLHCWAVLLQQTRQQSRESAALSEVLAGPLAQRLSHIAEDVGRIVKKSKDLEQELQEELLEVVSELQTAKKTYQVYHTESMNAEAKLREAERQEEKRAGRSATTVVATTATAEAGPLRKSSLKKGGRLVEKVAEIQVEMELRDEILPRAQNIQSRLDRQTIETEEVNKTLKATLQALLEVVASEDGDVLDSFQASPSTESLKSTSSDPGARQASRRRGQQQETETFYITKLQEYLSGRSILAKLQAKHEKLQEAIQRGDKGEREVSWTQYTQRRFQKSRLPRPTSQYNQKLFGGDMEKFIQSSGQPVPLVVESCVRFINLNGLQHEGIFRVSGAQPRVSEIRDAFERGEDPLVEGCTAHDLDSVAGVLKLYFRSLDPPLFPPDLFGELLASAELEAVAERVEHVSRLLARLPGSVLVVLRYLFTFLNHLAQYSDENMMDPYNLAVCFGPTLLPVPAGQDPVALQGRVNQLVQTLIVQPARVFPPLSLLPGPVYEKCMAPPSASCLGDTQLEGLAGENEPEMEAGTPAQEDDLEGVVEAVACFAYTGRTAQELTFQRGDVLRLHERASGDWWRGEHAGARGLIPHKYITLPAGAEKPTAGQGLQASGEPVSSPEGLLAAEFIHRPEPCTLPQAPLGIPGDPSGHRRHYLVPASPERHVEVDKAVAQTMDSVFKELLGKTSVRQGLGTGSTNSPSPGPRSPKPPASSRLGKNKGFSRGPGAPASPSASHPQGLDSPLKPH